Below is a genomic region from Sulfurovum riftiae.
AAGATCATACAAGAGATAGCCTCCCTCGAAACACAGATCGAAACACTTCAGGAGAAGGTCAAACCCATTGCACCGGACTGTTCACTGGGAAGACTGACCCGCCTGGAAGCCATGGGAGAGCAGCATGTCAACAACAAGATACTCGACGAATCCAGGACCCGCCTGACAAGATTAAAGAATGCCCTTCTGCGTATAGACAAACCGATGTTCGGTATCTGTATAGAATGTGAAGAGGAGATAGGCGTAGGCCGTATGACCGTACGCCCCGAAAGCGTAAGATGCGTGGAGTGTGCAAATAATCTATAGGCTTTCTATATTACCTACAACCTTTCCTACAATACTCACCTCATCCGGTGCAAGTACCTCCGGAGAGTATGCTTTGTTATCCGAGATTAACTCCACCATTCCGTCTGCGCGCTGACGGATACGTTTAATGAAAAGTCCTGCTGTGGTCGAAGCAATGAAGATACCGTCTTTATTGATATTGGTCTGGCTTCTGTCCACAAAAACAATGGAACCGTCCTGCAGTGTCGGCTCCATAGATTCACCATCCACATGGATCGCTTCGAGTTCTGTGTTCCCCATCCCTACCATATTATGCATGATCTTCTCATCGATGGTGATCGTTTCATAATTCTCGTCAAAGACTTCTGCACCGCCCCCTGCACTTGCACGTATATCCGAGAAGTAACGGACCTGAAAGAATTTCTCTGTCTCAGCTTTGAGCATATCTACCGCCTGGTCAAAAAAGAGCCAGTTGACCGAGATCTTCTTCAGTGCACAGAACTCCAGGATCTCTTCATAGGGGATAGAGTTTCTTTTTTTCATGGTGGCAAACGTTGCCTGCGGTATATTGAGTGCCTGTGCCACATCCTTGTCAAAAACCTTTCCTCCGATCTTCGTTTCAGAGATCACATCTTTCAGTTTTTCAATTATTTCACTTAAAACCAACATTTTGACTCCTTTTTAAATGTTTTATGTCAAATTATACATCAACTTTTCTTAAAAGTATGACAATTTGACATATTTCTAGTGATAATGCAGAAATATATATACAATTTGACAGATAAAGAGTCGTTTTGACACTTTAAAATATTAAAAAAGGATCTAAAATGGATTTTAAAAGAGACAGAGACCTATTGAACGAAGCGATAAACTCAGGATGCAGAACAGCGGCAGAGCTTGCCCTCTTTTTAAAGATAAGAGCAAAACTCGTATAGAGAGTTAATCACTACCCGAAAAGCAGCACATTCACTTCATCTCCCACCTCTTTGGAATGCTCCTCTTCCGAAGTAACGAGCAGTGCTGCCTCACCAAGCATATTGGTCAGAATGGCAGAAGTACCGACCTTCTTTCCTTTGAAGTCTACGTAGTATTCCCCCTGTAGCAGAGAGACATTACAGGCAGTGAATTCCGCTTTCCTTGCCCGTTTGATGAATGGCTCTTTGAGTTTGGCTTTTACCATACGCAGGGCAGATCTTCCTCTCTGCAGTTTTTCTATGAGCGGCACGACATAAAGCAGTGCCGTTACTGTCGAAGAGTAGGCAAATCCGGGAAGACCTACAATAAACTTGTCACCCTTGCGTGCAACAACGATATGCTGCCCCGGTTTGACCCTTACACCTTTAAAGAGGACTTCGCATCCCAGTTCGCCTATGACATCTTTGACGAAGTCGAAATCACCTACGGAGACACCGCCTGTGGTCACGACAATATCACTTTTGGACAAAGCATCCGCCATTGCCTTCTGAATACTTGCCTTATCATCTTTGATACACCCCAGCTGCATAGCAATACCGTCATATTTTCTGACGATCGCTTCGACCGTATAGTTGT
It encodes:
- a CDS encoding molybdopterin molybdotransferase MoeA is translated as MIHFDESIEILKQIKIDNYKTKKLYIMDALGYILAEDVVADHNSPEFPTAAMDGYAINYEDMPLGRLKIASINPAGSALTDAVLGGTCIKTFTGSLMPEGADTLIPIENVEVDGDEIIIKEEVPQGFSVREVGENYAKGQMLIPADTKIDFPQIGVMAGLNIVSVMVYEKPTVAILSTGSELLDLGEVQTNDAQIRSSNNYTVEAIVRKYDGIAMQLGCIKDDKASIQKAMADALSKSDIVVTTGGVSVGDFDFVKDVIGELGCEVLFKGVRVKPGQHIVVARKGDKFIVGLPGFAYSSTVTALLYVVPLIEKLQRGRSALRMVKAKLKEPFIKRARKAEFTACNVSLLQGEYYVDFKGKKVGTSAILTNMLGEAALLVTSEEEHSKEVGDEVNVLLFG
- a CDS encoding TraR/DksA family transcriptional regulator, which encodes MTQKEKDTIKEKIIQEIASLETQIETLQEKVKPIAPDCSLGRLTRLEAMGEQHVNNKILDESRTRLTRLKNALLRIDKPMFGICIECEEEIGVGRMTVRPESVRCVECANNL
- a CDS encoding LexA family transcriptional regulator, yielding MLVLSEIIEKLKDVISETKIGGKVFDKDVAQALNIPQATFATMKKRNSIPYEEILEFCALKKISVNWLFFDQAVDMLKAETEKFFQVRYFSDIRASAGGGAEVFDENYETITIDEKIMHNMVGMGNTELEAIHVDGESMEPTLQDGSIVFVDRSQTNINKDGIFIASTTAGLFIKRIRQRADGMVELISDNKAYSPEVLAPDEVSIVGKVVGNIESL